From a region of the Streptomyces sp. NBC_01454 genome:
- a CDS encoding DNA polymerase III subunit alpha produces MPGFTHLHTASGFSLRYGASHPERLAERAAERGMDALALTDRDGLSGAVRFAKAAAGAGVRPLFGSELAVAEHVSHPPAGNATVRRRTPVRGGAFLDESAARAVFLARDGAAGWAALCRLVSAAHAGGAEQPVLPWSSLESAADGLTVLLGPDSEVGRALAAGRPDRAARLVAPWRELYGEGLRLEVVDHGRPGSGPGSARLAARTLGFAVDQGIRAVLTNAVRYADPGQGPVADVLDSARRLVPVDRHRPGTWDTGERWLKDAAAMHRTAGRIAEAAGFRRDLAHRLLAMTEETAGECLVDPQDDIGLGRVHFPEPRLVGAEHRTAARVLRSHCAAGMVLRGYDRDRARWARLEDELRTIERLGFPSYFLTVAQVVADIRERGIRVAARGSGAGSLVNHLLGIAHADPVAHGLLMERFLSERRAALPDIDIDVESARRLEVYRAIFDRFGVERVATVSMPETYRVRHAVRDVGAALGMDPARVDRLAKAFPHIRARDARAALAELPELRGVREAGDERLWQLVEALDALPRGIAMHPCGVLLSDATLLDRTPVVPTSGEGFAMSQFDKDDVEEMGLLKLDVLGVRMQSAMAHAVAEIGRATGRRIDLDDPAQVPPGDEATYELIRSAETLGCFQIESPGQRDLVGRLQPATFHDLVVDISLFRPGPVAADMVRPFIEARHGRKAVRYPHPDLEEPLRETYGVVVFHEQIIELLRIMTGCLRDEADEKRRALSHPELQGRVRAWFAQCAGRRGYPPEVIARTWEIVEAFGSYGFCKAHAVAFAVPTYQSAWLKAHHPAAFYAGLLTHDPGMYPKRLLLADARRRGVPVLPLDVNRSALAHRIELVSGAGSRSGGSGGRSGAVWGLRLAFCDVHGMSEAEALRIEAGQPYHSLQDLWQRARPGRPVAERLARVGALDAFGANRRDLLLHVAELHHHGRQASGGQLTLPGRALDGAGAEPGAAADPVEPAGLPDLSEVERLSAELGVLGMDASRHLMADHQEFLAELGALPARLLQEARHGETVLVAGAKAATQTPPIRSGRRVIFTTLDDSTGLVDCAFFDAPPGPGGPGGTPSPVQVCAHTIFHSWLLLVRGTVQRRGPRSLSVVGAAAWNLAELAELRHEGGLEAVAARLATGPDGGAAVPDTGEAGAGRGPGGEPGAGGEPEPAGAPGRTIRLETGYELHPWADLQPPGERAATGRKLWHSSPGSAG; encoded by the coding sequence ATGCCAGGGTTCACGCATCTGCACACCGCTTCGGGCTTCTCCCTGCGCTACGGCGCCTCCCACCCGGAGCGCCTCGCCGAGCGCGCCGCCGAACGCGGGATGGACGCCCTCGCGCTGACCGACCGGGACGGGCTCTCCGGGGCCGTACGGTTCGCCAAGGCCGCCGCCGGAGCCGGCGTCCGCCCGCTGTTCGGCAGCGAACTCGCCGTGGCGGAGCACGTATCGCACCCCCCGGCCGGCAACGCCACCGTGCGGCGGCGCACCCCGGTGCGCGGCGGCGCCTTCCTCGACGAGTCCGCCGCCCGCGCCGTCTTCCTGGCCCGCGACGGAGCGGCCGGCTGGGCCGCCCTGTGCCGGCTGGTCTCGGCCGCCCACGCGGGCGGGGCCGAGCAGCCCGTCCTCCCGTGGAGCTCCCTGGAATCCGCCGCGGACGGACTGACCGTGCTGCTGGGACCGGACTCCGAGGTCGGCCGGGCGCTGGCCGCCGGCCGCCCGGACCGCGCCGCCCGGCTCGTCGCCCCCTGGCGGGAGCTGTACGGCGAGGGGCTGCGCCTGGAGGTCGTCGACCACGGGCGGCCCGGCAGCGGACCCGGCTCGGCGCGGCTGGCCGCCCGCACCCTCGGCTTCGCCGTCGACCAGGGCATCCGCGCCGTCCTGACCAACGCGGTCCGCTATGCCGACCCCGGCCAGGGCCCGGTCGCCGACGTCCTGGATTCCGCCCGCCGTCTGGTGCCGGTGGACCGGCACCGGCCCGGGACCTGGGACACCGGTGAGCGCTGGCTCAAGGACGCCGCCGCGATGCACCGCACCGCCGGGCGGATCGCCGAGGCGGCCGGCTTCCGGCGCGATCTCGCCCACCGGCTGCTCGCCATGACCGAGGAGACCGCCGGTGAGTGCCTGGTCGACCCGCAGGACGACATCGGGCTCGGCCGCGTCCACTTCCCCGAGCCGCGGCTGGTCGGCGCGGAACACCGCACCGCCGCCCGGGTGCTGCGCTCACACTGCGCCGCCGGGATGGTGCTGCGCGGATACGACCGCGACCGTGCGCGCTGGGCGCGGCTGGAGGACGAGCTGCGCACGATCGAACGGCTGGGCTTTCCCTCGTACTTCCTGACGGTCGCTCAGGTCGTGGCGGACATCAGGGAGCGGGGGATCCGGGTCGCGGCCCGGGGGTCCGGCGCCGGGTCCCTGGTCAACCACCTCCTGGGCATCGCCCACGCCGACCCGGTCGCCCACGGGCTGCTGATGGAGCGCTTCCTGTCCGAGCGGCGGGCGGCGCTGCCGGACATCGACATCGACGTGGAATCCGCCCGCCGGCTGGAGGTCTACCGCGCGATCTTCGACCGTTTCGGCGTGGAGCGGGTCGCGACGGTCTCGATGCCCGAGACCTACCGGGTGCGGCACGCCGTACGGGACGTGGGCGCGGCGCTGGGCATGGACCCGGCGCGGGTGGACCGGCTGGCCAAGGCCTTTCCGCACATCCGCGCCCGTGACGCGCGGGCGGCGCTGGCCGAACTGCCGGAGCTGCGCGGGGTGCGGGAGGCCGGCGACGAGCGGCTGTGGCAGCTGGTCGAGGCGCTGGACGCGCTGCCGCGCGGGATCGCCATGCACCCGTGCGGGGTGCTGCTCTCCGACGCCACGCTGCTGGACCGTACGCCCGTCGTGCCCACCAGCGGCGAAGGCTTCGCGATGTCCCAGTTCGACAAGGACGACGTGGAGGAGATGGGACTGCTCAAGCTCGATGTGCTGGGCGTGCGGATGCAGTCCGCGATGGCGCACGCGGTCGCCGAGATCGGCCGGGCCACCGGACGCCGGATCGACCTCGACGACCCCGCGCAGGTGCCGCCCGGCGACGAGGCGACGTACGAGCTGATCCGCTCGGCCGAGACCCTCGGCTGCTTCCAGATCGAGTCGCCGGGCCAGCGCGATCTGGTCGGCAGGCTGCAGCCCGCCACCTTCCACGATCTGGTCGTCGACATCTCCCTCTTCCGGCCGGGGCCGGTCGCCGCCGATATGGTGCGGCCCTTCATCGAGGCCCGGCACGGCCGCAAGGCGGTCCGCTATCCGCACCCCGACCTGGAGGAACCGCTGCGCGAGACCTATGGGGTGGTGGTGTTCCACGAGCAGATCATCGAGCTGCTGCGGATCATGACGGGCTGTTTGCGGGACGAGGCGGACGAGAAGCGGCGGGCCCTGTCGCACCCCGAACTGCAGGGCAGGGTCCGCGCCTGGTTCGCGCAGTGCGCCGGGCGGCGCGGCTATCCGCCCGAAGTTATCGCCCGCACCTGGGAGATCGTCGAGGCCTTCGGCTCGTACGGCTTCTGCAAGGCGCACGCGGTGGCCTTCGCGGTCCCCACCTACCAGTCGGCCTGGCTCAAGGCGCACCACCCCGCGGCCTTCTACGCCGGGCTGCTCACCCATGACCCCGGGATGTACCCGAAGCGGCTGCTGCTCGCGGACGCGCGGCGGCGCGGGGTGCCGGTGCTGCCGCTGGATGTGAACCGCTCGGCCCTCGCTCATCGAATCGAACTGGTGTCCGGTGCCGGGTCCCGTTCCGGCGGTTCCGGGGGCCGGTCCGGCGCGGTCTGGGGGCTGCGGCTCGCGTTCTGCGATGTGCACGGCATGAGCGAGGCCGAGGCGCTGCGGATCGAGGCGGGGCAGCCCTACCACTCGCTCCAGGACCTGTGGCAGCGGGCCAGGCCGGGCCGCCCGGTGGCCGAACGCCTCGCCCGGGTGGGTGCGTTGGACGCCTTCGGCGCGAACCGGCGGGATCTGCTGCTGCATGTCGCCGAGCTGCACCACCACGGGCGGCAGGCGTCCGGCGGCCAGCTGACGCTGCCGGGCCGGGCCCTCGACGGGGCGGGCGCGGAGCCGGGGGCGGCGGCCGATCCGGTCGAGCCCGCGGGGCTGCCCGACCTCAGCGAGGTCGAACGGCTCAGCGCCGAGCTGGGCGTCCTCGGCATGGACGCCTCCCGTCATCTGATGGCCGACCACCAGGAGTTCCTCGCGGAGCTGGGGGCGCTGCCGGCCCGGCTGCTGCAAGAGGCCCGGCACGGGGAGACGGTGCTGGTCGCCGGCGCCAAGGCGGCCACCCAGACGCCACCGATCCGCTCCGGCCGGCGGGTCATCTTCACCACCCTCGACGACAGCACGGGCCTGGTCGACTGCGCCTTCTTCGACGCTCCCCCGGGCCCTGGCGGCCCGGGAGGTACCCCCAGCCCCGTTCAGGTGTGCGCACACACGATTTTCCACTCCTGGCTGCTGCTGGTGCGCGGTACCGTCCAGCGGCGCGGGCCGCGCAGCCTCAGCGTGGTCGGCGCGGCCGCCTGGAACCTCGCCGAACTGGCCGAACTTCGCCACGAGGGCGGGCTGGAGGCGGTCGCCGCCCGGCTCGCGACCGGGCCGGACGGGGGAGCCGCCGTGCCGGACACCGGGGAGGCCGGGGCGGGCCGAGGGCCCGGCGGGGAGCCCGGCGCCGGCGGGGAGCCCGAGCCGGCCGGCGCCCCGGGCCGCACCATCCGCCTGGAGACCGGCTACGAGCTGCACCCGTGGGCCGACCTCCAGCCCCCGGGCGAACGCGCCGCCACCGGACGCAAGTTGTGGCACTCCAGCCCCGGGAGCGCGGGATGA
- a CDS encoding DNA polymerase Y family protein, which produces MTPGAGTGSGRAAAPAGRQPGVLHIRFRAADGTPPSAGCFEQLLRLLAQFTPVIEVLPPDAALADVRGALRYFDRDAAGLAELVRLRALAWHGVRCTIGIAANPLLARMAAQGAAPGEIRVVPDDAVAVAAFLDRRPASALHGVGPATARALCAYGLDSVGRVAAAPPATLQRILGARTGRVVYERAHGIDPTPVTPNAAARSMAAEHRFAHDELDPDRRRRALLSLADGLGARMRASGQVARALTLTVRYADRSTTTRTRRLDGPTAHGPALTEAAYALHAALGLQRARVRSVALRAEDLCRAELAARQLSFDPSDDRAHRIEAAVDRARARFGTGSIRPAAALGGVGRPPPLPGAKPPGPGATRP; this is translated from the coding sequence ATGACCCCCGGCGCGGGCACCGGATCCGGCCGAGCGGCCGCCCCCGCCGGGCGGCAGCCGGGCGTGCTCCACATCCGCTTCCGGGCCGCCGACGGCACCCCGCCGAGCGCCGGATGCTTCGAGCAACTGCTGCGGCTGCTGGCGCAGTTCACCCCGGTGATCGAGGTGCTGCCGCCGGACGCCGCGCTGGCGGACGTCCGCGGTGCGCTGCGCTACTTCGACCGGGACGCGGCGGGCCTCGCCGAACTGGTGCGGCTGCGCGCGCTGGCCTGGCACGGCGTACGGTGCACGATCGGGATCGCCGCCAACCCGCTGCTCGCCCGGATGGCGGCCCAGGGAGCGGCCCCGGGAGAGATCAGGGTCGTCCCCGATGACGCCGTCGCCGTCGCCGCGTTCCTCGACCGCCGGCCGGCCTCGGCGCTGCACGGCGTCGGCCCGGCGACCGCGCGCGCCCTGTGTGCGTACGGGCTCGACAGCGTCGGCAGGGTCGCCGCCGCACCGCCCGCGACCCTGCAACGGATCCTCGGCGCGCGGACCGGCCGGGTGGTGTACGAGCGGGCCCATGGCATCGACCCGACGCCGGTGACCCCCAACGCCGCGGCCCGCTCGATGGCGGCGGAACACCGCTTCGCCCACGACGAACTGGACCCGGACCGCCGACGGCGGGCGCTGCTCTCGCTCGCCGACGGCCTCGGGGCCCGGATGCGGGCGAGCGGACAGGTGGCCCGTGCGCTCACCCTCACCGTCCGCTACGCCGACCGCTCCACCACCACCCGCACCCGGCGGCTGGACGGGCCGACCGCGCACGGCCCCGCGCTGACCGAGGCGGCATACGCCCTGCACGCCGCGCTCGGGCTGCAGCGGGCGCGGGTGCGGTCGGTGGCGCTGCGTGCGGAGGACCTGTGCCGCGCCGAACTCGCCGCCCGTCAGCTGTCTTTCGACCCGTCCGACGACAGGGCGCACCGCATCGAGGCGGCCGTCGACCGGGCCAGGG